One Cupriavidus taiwanensis LMG 19424 DNA segment encodes these proteins:
- a CDS encoding SDR family NAD(P)-dependent oxidoreductase, producing the protein MNFHGKNVLVTGANGNLGRAVAHAFAQAHARVVMLDRHAAPLPEAGSGHLALQADLLDADSLGKAIGEAVQACGRIDVVCNLAGGFAMGTGIHETSAADWNRLFDMNVGTVLNMARAVVPHMLAAGGGAIVNVGANSAARGLAQMGAYCASKDALARVTESMSAELRDQGIRVNAVLPSILDTPENRQAMPDADASRWVGLDALADVILFLASDAARAVQGALLPVVNRA; encoded by the coding sequence ATGAACTTCCACGGCAAGAACGTACTGGTCACCGGCGCGAACGGCAACCTCGGTCGCGCGGTCGCGCACGCCTTCGCGCAGGCGCACGCGCGCGTAGTGATGCTGGACCGCCATGCCGCCCCGTTGCCGGAGGCCGGCAGCGGCCACCTGGCATTGCAGGCCGACCTGCTCGATGCGGACAGCCTGGGCAAGGCCATCGGCGAGGCCGTGCAGGCGTGCGGGCGCATCGACGTAGTGTGCAACCTGGCCGGTGGCTTCGCCATGGGCACGGGTATCCACGAGACCAGCGCGGCCGACTGGAACCGGCTGTTCGACATGAACGTGGGCACGGTGCTGAACATGGCGCGCGCAGTGGTGCCGCACATGCTGGCCGCGGGCGGCGGCGCCATCGTCAACGTGGGCGCCAATTCTGCGGCTCGCGGGCTGGCGCAGATGGGCGCCTACTGCGCCTCCAAGGACGCGCTGGCGCGGGTCACTGAATCGATGTCGGCCGAGTTGCGTGACCAGGGCATTCGCGTCAACGCGGTGCTGCCCAGCATCCTCGACACGCCCGAGAACCGCCAGGCCATGCCGGACGCCGACGCTTCGCGCTGGGTCGGACTGGATGCGCTGGCCGACGTGATCCTGTTCCTGGCGTCGGATGCGGCACGCGCCGTGCAGGGCGCGCTGCTGCCGGTGGTCAACCGCGCCTGA
- a CDS encoding LysR family transcriptional regulator yields the protein MSAIQKMNIAGKDLNLLYVFHVLYQEGNASRAAARMALSQPALSHKLNRLRDELGDPLFVRAPRGLTPTPRAHALAPQVQRLVAELDAFYDACDGRDFLARSEAIHIYTTDYMEQLLLPALLPRLRRDAPGVVLVTHNTRGELPREELEKGTCDLAIAGFYENLPDTFHQQRLCSEDFVVLASRANPRLAQGLDLDAFLACEHLLTTLTGDLNGVVDRALARLGHRRTVVAGLSSFLAPSRLVRGSALLLTCLRSVAQEAVARDPDLMMLPVPFALPKVDMMQIWHARTDADRLRRWLRQQIQEVAGAIGAGAPAGRRPRVRRG from the coding sequence ATGTCTGCCATCCAGAAAATGAATATCGCCGGCAAGGACCTGAACCTGCTCTATGTCTTCCATGTGCTCTACCAGGAAGGCAACGCCTCGCGCGCGGCGGCGCGCATGGCGCTGAGCCAGCCGGCGCTCAGCCACAAGCTCAACCGGCTGCGCGACGAGCTGGGCGATCCGCTGTTCGTGCGCGCGCCGCGTGGCCTGACGCCGACCCCGCGCGCGCATGCGCTGGCGCCGCAGGTGCAGCGGCTGGTGGCGGAGCTGGACGCGTTCTACGACGCCTGCGATGGCCGCGATTTCCTCGCGCGCAGCGAAGCCATCCACATCTACACCACCGACTACATGGAGCAGCTGCTGCTGCCGGCGCTGTTGCCGCGGCTGCGCCGCGACGCGCCCGGCGTGGTGCTGGTCACGCACAATACGCGCGGCGAGCTGCCGCGCGAAGAACTGGAGAAGGGGACCTGCGACCTGGCGATCGCCGGCTTCTACGAGAACCTGCCCGACACCTTCCACCAGCAGCGGCTCTGCAGCGAGGATTTCGTGGTGCTGGCCTCGCGCGCCAATCCGCGCCTCGCGCAGGGGCTGGACCTGGACGCGTTCCTGGCGTGCGAACACCTGCTGACCACGCTGACCGGCGACCTCAACGGCGTGGTGGATCGTGCGCTGGCACGGCTGGGACACCGGCGCACGGTGGTGGCGGGTTTGTCGAGCTTCCTGGCGCCGAGCCGGCTGGTGCGCGGCTCGGCGCTGTTGCTGACCTGCCTGCGCTCGGTCGCGCAGGAAGCGGTGGCGCGCGATCCGGACCTGATGATGCTGCCGGTCCCGTTCGCGCTGCCCAAGGTCGACATGATGCAGATCTGGCACGCGCGCACCGATGCCGACCGGCTGCGGCGCTGGCTGCGCCAGCAGATCCAGGAGGTCGCCGGCGCCATCGGCGCGGGCGCGCCGGCCGGGCGCCGGCCGCGCGTCAGGCGCGGTTGA
- a CDS encoding type 1 glutamine amidotransferase domain-containing protein, translated as MKILMVLTSHDQLGNTGKKTGFWLEEFAAPYYVFLDAGADITLASPKGGQPPIDPKSDDPGAQTDATRRFRGDAAAQQALASTLTLDQVRAEDFDAVFYPGGHGPLWDLAEDKRSIALIEQFDRLGKPVGAVCHAPGVLRHVKGADGQPLVKGKEVTGFTNSEEDAVQLTEVVPFLVEDVLKASGGRFTRGEDWASHVAVAGRLVTGQNPASSEAGAEAVLRLLK; from the coding sequence ATGAAGATCCTGATGGTACTGACCTCGCACGACCAGCTCGGCAATACGGGCAAGAAGACCGGCTTCTGGCTGGAGGAATTCGCCGCGCCCTACTACGTCTTCCTGGACGCGGGCGCCGACATCACGCTGGCCTCGCCCAAGGGTGGCCAGCCGCCCATCGATCCCAAGAGCGACGATCCGGGCGCCCAGACCGATGCCACGCGCCGCTTCCGCGGCGACGCCGCCGCGCAGCAGGCGCTGGCCAGCACGCTGACGCTGGACCAGGTCAGGGCCGAGGACTTCGACGCGGTGTTCTATCCCGGCGGCCATGGTCCGCTGTGGGACCTGGCGGAAGACAAGCGCTCGATCGCGCTGATCGAGCAGTTCGACCGGCTGGGCAAGCCGGTGGGTGCGGTGTGCCATGCGCCGGGGGTGCTGCGGCACGTAAAGGGCGCGGATGGCCAGCCGCTGGTGAAAGGCAAGGAAGTCACCGGCTTTACCAACAGCGAGGAAGATGCCGTGCAGTTGACCGAGGTGGTGCCGTTCCTGGTGGAGGATGTGCTCAAGGCCAGCGGCGGGCGGTTTACCCGCGGGGAAGACTGGGCCAGCCACGTGGCGGTGGCCGGGCGGCTGGTGACGGGTCAGAACCCGGCGTCGTCGGAGGCAGGGGCGGAGGCGGTGTTGAGGTTGTTGAAGTAA
- a CDS encoding penicillin acylase family protein: MLRTPRRLAAALALLAAIPAAMAEAPARQQIFAVPGLEKPASVLVDRWGVPHIYAGTLYDAFYAQGFMAARDRLWQIDLWRKRGLGEMAKDFGPAYAEGDRMARAVLFRGDMYREWLAYGSDAKRVAEAFVAGVNAYVALTEQKPELLPPEFRKLGYKPARWQAEDIVRIRHHGLTLNFTGEIDRARLYCEAKTQAARADWLRRELDPQIEPKLNPGIDPCTVPAAELRRAYELATAAARFPKEAWGDARAAGIPLDQLYAVVDANSDTGRSLGSNNWVIGGKRTTTGRPILANDPHRSHGAPSLRYISHLNAPGMSVIGAGEPFLPGISIGHNGTIAFGLTRFYMDQEDLYGYELNPANPHEYKYKGRWEPMETITEEIAVKGEPAPRKVTLDFTRHGPVLASGSGHAWALRAAWLDYGMAPYFGSMDYMRARNWDQFRAAMNRWGAPGENQVYADTGGNIGWIPGGLTVKRPNWDGLTPVAGDGRYEWNGYRNMDELPWAYNPAPGYIVTANENNIPPEHPAAKLGVGYEWSDSSRARRLKAVVGANPRSSVQDSMAWQNDTVSLPAQRVVALLQDVRSDDPQLARGLELLRGWNGNERADSAAAALFEVWFSKHLRQAVVRAALPPEAARLVGAGDAARVVAVLEQPGPWMPLERRNAVMLESLKGAMAEVEAKLGPEPRAWQWGKLHTAVFMHPMDPILSDAERQQFNVNAGPIGGSAFTPMNTSYRNTDFRLTAGASFRMVLDVGNWDASRVINTPGQSGNPASPHYRDLAPLWAKGEYFPLVYTRKAVEKASRERVELVPQ, encoded by the coding sequence ATGTTACGCACCCCCCGCCGCCTGGCCGCCGCGCTGGCCCTGCTCGCTGCCATCCCGGCCGCCATGGCCGAAGCGCCTGCCCGCCAGCAGATCTTTGCCGTACCCGGACTTGAAAAACCCGCCAGCGTGCTGGTCGACCGCTGGGGCGTGCCGCATATCTATGCCGGCACGCTCTACGACGCCTTTTATGCACAGGGCTTCATGGCCGCGCGCGACCGCCTGTGGCAGATCGACCTGTGGCGCAAGCGCGGGCTCGGCGAGATGGCCAAAGACTTCGGCCCGGCCTACGCCGAGGGCGACCGCATGGCGCGCGCGGTGCTGTTCCGCGGCGACATGTACCGCGAATGGCTGGCCTACGGCAGCGATGCCAAGCGCGTGGCCGAGGCCTTTGTCGCGGGGGTGAACGCCTACGTGGCGCTGACCGAGCAGAAGCCCGAGCTGCTGCCGCCCGAGTTCCGCAAGCTCGGCTACAAGCCGGCGCGCTGGCAGGCCGAAGACATCGTGCGCATCCGCCACCACGGCCTGACGCTGAACTTCACCGGCGAGATCGACCGCGCCCGCCTGTACTGCGAGGCCAAGACCCAGGCCGCGCGTGCCGACTGGCTGCGCCGCGAGCTCGACCCGCAGATCGAACCGAAGCTCAACCCCGGCATCGACCCCTGCACCGTGCCTGCGGCCGAGCTGCGCCGTGCCTACGAGCTGGCCACCGCCGCCGCGCGCTTCCCGAAGGAAGCCTGGGGCGACGCCCGGGCCGCCGGCATCCCGCTGGACCAGCTCTACGCCGTGGTCGATGCCAACAGCGATACCGGCCGCAGCCTGGGCTCGAACAACTGGGTCATCGGCGGCAAGCGCACCACCACGGGCCGGCCGATCCTGGCCAATGACCCGCACCGCTCGCATGGCGCACCCAGCCTGCGCTACATCAGCCACCTGAATGCGCCCGGGATGTCGGTGATCGGCGCCGGCGAGCCGTTCCTGCCGGGCATCTCGATCGGGCACAACGGCACCATTGCCTTTGGCCTGACGCGCTTCTACATGGACCAGGAAGACCTGTACGGCTACGAGCTGAACCCGGCCAACCCGCACGAGTACAAGTACAAGGGCCGCTGGGAGCCGATGGAGACCATCACCGAAGAGATCGCGGTGAAGGGCGAGCCCGCGCCGCGCAAAGTCACTCTCGACTTCACCCGCCACGGCCCGGTGCTGGCGTCGGGCTCCGGGCACGCCTGGGCGTTGCGCGCCGCGTGGCTGGACTACGGCATGGCGCCGTACTTCGGTTCCATGGACTACATGCGCGCGCGCAACTGGGACCAGTTCCGCGCCGCCATGAACCGCTGGGGGGCCCCCGGCGAGAACCAGGTCTATGCCGACACCGGCGGCAATATCGGCTGGATTCCGGGCGGGCTGACCGTCAAGCGCCCCAACTGGGACGGCCTGACGCCGGTGGCCGGCGACGGCCGCTATGAATGGAACGGCTACCGCAACATGGACGAACTGCCGTGGGCCTACAATCCCGCGCCGGGCTATATCGTCACCGCCAATGAAAACAACATCCCGCCCGAGCACCCCGCAGCGAAGCTGGGCGTGGGCTATGAATGGAGCGACAGCTCGCGCGCGCGCCGGCTCAAGGCCGTGGTCGGCGCCAATCCGCGCAGCTCGGTGCAGGATTCGATGGCGTGGCAGAACGACACCGTGTCGCTGCCGGCCCAGCGCGTGGTCGCACTGCTGCAGGACGTGCGCAGCGACGACCCGCAGCTCGCGCGCGGCCTGGAGCTGCTGCGCGGCTGGAACGGCAACGAACGCGCCGACAGTGCCGCCGCCGCGCTGTTCGAGGTCTGGTTCAGCAAGCACCTGCGCCAGGCCGTGGTGCGTGCCGCGCTGCCGCCCGAAGCCGCACGCCTGGTCGGCGCCGGCGATGCCGCGCGTGTGGTGGCGGTGCTGGAGCAGCCCGGGCCATGGATGCCGCTGGAGCGCCGCAATGCTGTGATGCTGGAATCGCTGAAGGGCGCCATGGCCGAGGTCGAAGCCAAGCTCGGCCCCGAGCCGCGCGCCTGGCAATGGGGCAAGCTCCACACCGCCGTGTTCATGCATCCGATGGACCCGATCCTGAGCGATGCCGAACGCCAGCAGTTCAACGTCAACGCGGGCCCGATCGGCGGCTCGGCCTTCACGCCGATGAACACCAGCTACCGCAATACGGATTTCCGGCTGACCGCCGGCGCGTCGTTCCGCATGGTGCTGGATGTCGGCAACTGGGATGCCTCGCGCGTGATCAACACGCCGGGGCAGTCCGGCAACCCGGCCAGCCCGCATTACCGCGACCTGGCGCCGCTGTGGGCCAAGGGGGAGTACTTCCCGCTGGTCTATACGCGCAAGGCGGTGGAGAAGGCCAGCCGGGAGCGGGTGGAGCTGGTGCCGCAGTGA
- a CDS encoding sulfite reductase subunit alpha has protein sequence MSSRIASAGWLAVAGGVALSVLGPSRMAMAAGVAAAYAGFCGAVVAHHRQRRARVAALSGTEDGATLVVYASQTGFAEQLALQTATALQGAGMPVQLLSLAEVDGRRLQACRQALFVVSTTGEGDAPDSASGFARRLLAGADGLHRLRYGILALGDSSYARFCAFGHALEGWLQRQRAQPLFDLIEVDNGDAGALRHWQNHLSALSGGAEIADWERPRYEHWRLAQRHHLNPGSQGAPAFHLVLTPPDGAALDWQAGDIAEIGPCHAPAEVDRLLARLGMDGASPVRCDGRDTVLAAALATRLPLPDPHFAAMQGLAPQQLVDALAPLPHREYSIASLPRDGQLELLVRQTRHDDGRLGLASGWLTEHAAVGSRIALRLRTNRSFHPPADDRPLILVGNGTGLAGLRAQLKARAAAGRRRNWLLFGERSVQHDAFFAGELASWLADGTLARVDHAWSRDGGAPRYVQDALRLQADGVRNWVADGAAIYVCGSLQGMAGGVHDALAEILGEDALRRLADDGRYRRDVY, from the coding sequence ATGTCGTCCCGCATTGCCAGTGCCGGCTGGCTGGCCGTGGCCGGCGGCGTGGCGTTGTCCGTGCTCGGACCATCGCGCATGGCCATGGCCGCCGGCGTGGCCGCCGCGTACGCGGGGTTCTGCGGCGCGGTGGTGGCCCATCACCGCCAGCGGCGCGCCAGGGTGGCGGCGCTTTCCGGCACGGAAGACGGCGCGACGCTGGTGGTCTATGCCAGCCAGACCGGGTTTGCCGAACAGCTGGCGCTGCAGACCGCCACCGCGCTGCAGGGCGCGGGCATGCCGGTGCAGCTGCTGTCGCTGGCCGAGGTCGATGGGCGGCGCCTGCAAGCCTGCCGCCAGGCGTTGTTCGTGGTCAGCACCACCGGCGAGGGCGATGCCCCCGACAGCGCCTCGGGCTTCGCCCGCCGCCTGCTGGCGGGCGCCGATGGCCTGCACCGGCTGCGCTACGGCATCCTGGCGCTGGGCGACAGCAGCTATGCGCGCTTCTGCGCCTTCGGCCATGCGCTCGAGGGCTGGCTGCAGCGCCAGCGCGCGCAGCCGCTGTTCGACCTGATCGAAGTCGACAACGGCGACGCCGGCGCGCTGCGCCACTGGCAGAACCACCTGTCAGCGCTGAGCGGCGGCGCCGAAATCGCCGACTGGGAACGTCCGCGCTATGAACACTGGCGGCTGGCGCAGCGCCATCACCTGAACCCCGGCAGCCAGGGCGCGCCGGCCTTCCATCTGGTGCTGACGCCACCGGACGGGGCGGCCCTTGACTGGCAGGCCGGCGACATTGCCGAGATCGGCCCGTGCCACGCGCCGGCTGAGGTCGACCGGCTGCTGGCGCGGCTTGGCATGGATGGCGCCTCCCCGGTGCGCTGCGATGGCCGCGACACTGTCCTCGCCGCGGCCCTGGCCACCCGCCTGCCGCTGCCCGACCCGCACTTTGCCGCGATGCAGGGACTGGCGCCGCAGCAACTGGTGGATGCGCTGGCGCCGCTGCCGCATCGCGAGTATTCGATCGCCTCGCTGCCGCGCGACGGCCAGCTCGAACTGCTGGTGCGCCAGACCCGTCACGACGACGGCCGCCTCGGCCTGGCCTCGGGCTGGCTGACCGAACACGCGGCGGTAGGCAGCCGCATCGCGCTGCGCCTCCGCACCAATCGCAGTTTCCATCCGCCGGCGGACGACCGGCCGCTGATCCTGGTTGGCAACGGCACCGGGCTGGCCGGGCTGCGGGCCCAGCTCAAGGCCCGCGCCGCGGCCGGCCGGCGGCGCAACTGGCTGCTGTTCGGCGAGCGCTCGGTGCAACACGACGCCTTCTTTGCCGGGGAGCTGGCGAGCTGGCTTGCGGACGGCACGCTGGCACGCGTGGACCACGCCTGGTCGCGCGACGGTGGCGCGCCGCGCTACGTGCAGGACGCGCTGCGCCTGCAGGCGGATGGCGTGCGGAATTGGGTGGCCGACGGCGCGGCCATCTATGTCTGCGGCAGCCTGCAGGGCATGGCCGGCGGCGTCCATGACGCGCTGGCCGAGATCCTGGGGGAGGACGCATTGCGCCGCCTGGCCGACGACGGCCGCTACCGGCGCGACGTCTACTGA
- a CDS encoding FAD:protein FMN transferase: MNRVLVPVALSAPPSPPAAGARLQRWGGPTMGTSWSVAALLPPDADAGAIGAGIRAVLGRVIAQMSNWEADSDLSRFNRAPSGSWHALPADAFAVLQAALQVARDSGGAYDPSAGPLVDLWGFGPAPARRAPPSPDDVQAARARCGWARIEIDAAGRRAWQPGGVALDFCAIAKGFAVDAVARYLCEQGLEHHLTEIGGELRGHGVKPDGMPWWVALEAPPGWGSDDAQQTLVALHGLSVATSGDYRRYFDSDGRRYAHTIDPRTGYPASHALASVTVIHPQCMLADALSTALTVLGPDAGMAHARRLGIAARFVVRTANGFLEHLSPAFAAMLA, encoded by the coding sequence GTGAACCGCGTCCTGGTACCCGTTGCGCTGAGCGCGCCACCCAGTCCGCCCGCCGCCGGGGCGCGCCTGCAGCGCTGGGGCGGGCCCACCATGGGCACGAGCTGGTCGGTGGCGGCGCTGTTGCCGCCGGATGCGGATGCCGGCGCCATCGGTGCGGGCATCCGGGCCGTGCTCGGGCGCGTGATCGCGCAGATGAGCAACTGGGAAGCGGATTCCGACCTGAGCCGCTTCAACCGCGCGCCTTCGGGCAGCTGGCACGCCTTGCCGGCAGACGCCTTCGCGGTGCTGCAAGCCGCGCTGCAGGTGGCACGCGACAGCGGCGGCGCCTATGACCCCAGCGCGGGTCCGCTGGTGGACCTGTGGGGCTTCGGTCCGGCCCCGGCGCGCCGCGCGCCGCCGTCGCCAGATGACGTCCAGGCCGCGCGTGCCCGGTGCGGCTGGGCCCGCATCGAGATCGATGCCGCGGGCCGGCGGGCCTGGCAGCCGGGCGGCGTGGCGCTGGACTTCTGCGCCATCGCCAAGGGCTTCGCCGTCGACGCGGTGGCGCGCTACCTGTGCGAACAGGGCCTGGAGCACCACCTGACCGAGATCGGCGGCGAACTGCGCGGCCATGGCGTCAAGCCCGACGGCATGCCGTGGTGGGTCGCGCTGGAAGCGCCGCCGGGGTGGGGCAGCGATGACGCGCAGCAAACGCTGGTCGCGCTGCATGGGCTGTCGGTGGCCACTTCTGGCGACTACCGGCGCTACTTCGACAGCGATGGCCGCCGCTACGCCCATACCATCGATCCGCGCACGGGGTATCCGGCCAGCCACGCGCTGGCCTCGGTCACGGTGATCCATCCGCAGTGCATGCTGGCCGATGCGCTGTCCACCGCGCTGACCGTGCTGGGCCCGGACGCCGGCATGGCGCACGCGCGCCGCCTCGGCATTGCCGCGCGCTTCGTGGTGCGCACCGCAAACGGATTTCTCGAACATCTTTCACCGGCGTTTGCCGCGATGCTGGCATGA
- a CDS encoding DUF4198 domain-containing protein — protein sequence MKPSLMSAASSRLAVRAALLALAALAPLAAHAHRQWLLPSATVLSGSDPWVTVDAAVSNDLFYFEHVPMRLDNLQVTAPDGSAVKAENAATGKYRSTFDLHLTQPGTYRVAVVNNGLFASYKVDGQPKRWRGTAETFAGAIPANAQDLQVTQAEGRIESFVTAGKPSDKGLRTVGRGLELAPITHPNDLVAGDTASFRLLLDGKPASNLKVAVVPGGIRYRDQLQEFSATTDAEGKFSVKWPAPGMYWMEAEVKDDKTTFKQARSRRAVYAVTLEVLPQ from the coding sequence ATGAAACCTTCCCTGATGTCCGCCGCCTCTTCCCGCCTCGCTGTGCGCGCCGCCTTGCTGGCCCTGGCCGCGCTGGCGCCGCTGGCCGCCCACGCGCACCGCCAGTGGCTGCTGCCGTCCGCCACCGTGCTGTCCGGCAGCGATCCGTGGGTGACCGTCGATGCCGCGGTTTCGAACGACCTGTTCTACTTCGAGCACGTGCCGATGCGGCTCGACAACCTGCAGGTGACCGCCCCGGATGGCAGCGCCGTCAAGGCCGAGAACGCGGCCACCGGCAAGTACCGCAGCACCTTCGACCTGCACCTGACCCAGCCGGGCACCTATCGCGTGGCCGTGGTCAACAACGGCCTGTTCGCCAGCTACAAGGTCGACGGCCAGCCCAAGCGCTGGCGCGGCACCGCCGAGACCTTCGCCGGCGCGATCCCGGCCAACGCGCAGGACCTGCAGGTTACGCAGGCCGAAGGCCGCATCGAATCGTTCGTCACCGCCGGCAAGCCCAGCGACAAGGGCCTGCGCACCGTCGGCCGCGGCCTGGAGCTGGCGCCGATCACGCATCCGAACGACCTGGTCGCCGGCGACACCGCCAGCTTCCGCCTGCTGCTCGACGGCAAGCCCGCGAGCAACCTGAAGGTGGCGGTGGTGCCGGGCGGCATCCGCTACCGCGACCAGCTGCAGGAGTTCAGCGCCACCACCGACGCCGAGGGCAAGTTCAGCGTCAAGTGGCCGGCCCCGGGCATGTACTGGATGGAAGCCGAAGTGAAGGACGACAAGACCACCTTCAAGCAGGCCAGGTCGCGCCGCGCCGTCTATGCGGTGACGCTGGAAGTGCTGCCGCAGTAA
- a CDS encoding DUF2271 domain-containing protein, whose amino-acid sequence MRRLLSVSLTGMAAVPLAGPALAADLNVKVDIPRLSVAEYHRPYVAMWVERADQSPVQTLAVWYDGKLKDGEGTKWLKDMRQWWRKAGRDLHMPADGISGATRAPGEHSVSFSDGKTPLGKLPAGNYQLVVEAAREVGGRELLRVPFTWPPQSAQTARAKGEHELGGVTVELKP is encoded by the coding sequence ATGCGCCGACTGCTTTCCGTCTCCCTGACCGGCATGGCCGCCGTGCCGCTGGCCGGCCCCGCGCTGGCTGCGGACCTGAACGTCAAGGTCGATATCCCGCGCCTGAGCGTGGCCGAATACCACCGGCCCTATGTGGCCATGTGGGTCGAGCGCGCCGACCAGAGCCCGGTGCAGACCCTGGCGGTCTGGTACGACGGCAAGCTCAAGGACGGCGAGGGCACCAAGTGGCTCAAGGACATGCGCCAGTGGTGGCGCAAGGCCGGCCGCGACCTGCACATGCCGGCCGACGGCATCTCGGGCGCCACGCGCGCGCCGGGCGAGCACAGCGTCAGCTTCAGCGACGGCAAGACCCCGCTGGGCAAGCTGCCCGCCGGCAACTACCAGCTGGTGGTGGAGGCCGCGCGGGAAGTGGGCGGGCGCGAGCTGCTGCGCGTGCCGTTCACCTGGCCGCCGCAATCCGCACAGACCGCCCGCGCCAAGGGCGAACACGAACTCGGCGGCGTGACCGTCGAACTGAAGCCCTGA
- a CDS encoding PepSY-associated TM helix domain-containing protein has protein sequence MTDTQPAAGQQRRAFWLKHLHQWHWISSAICLIGMLLFAVTGFTLNHAGQIEARPAVQTRQATVPTRVLDKVRAAAPSGAGQASETRAPVPAVLADWLAQSLQVDAGGREAEWSADEIYVALPRPGGDAWVSIALDSGEAQYEHTSRGAISYLNDLHKGRNTGAAWSLFLDAFALACLVFCVTGLFLLKLHAGGRVATWPLVGLGLAVPLLLAILFIH, from the coding sequence ATGACCGACACCCAGCCGGCCGCCGGCCAGCAGCGCCGCGCCTTCTGGCTCAAGCATCTCCACCAGTGGCACTGGATCAGTTCCGCGATCTGCCTGATCGGGATGCTGTTGTTCGCGGTCACCGGCTTCACGCTGAACCACGCCGGCCAGATCGAGGCCAGGCCCGCCGTGCAGACGCGGCAGGCCACCGTGCCCACGCGCGTGCTCGACAAGGTTCGGGCCGCGGCCCCGTCCGGCGCTGGCCAGGCCAGCGAAACCCGGGCGCCGGTGCCGGCGGTGCTGGCCGACTGGCTGGCGCAGTCGCTGCAGGTCGATGCCGGCGGGCGCGAGGCCGAATGGTCCGCCGACGAAATCTACGTGGCGCTGCCGCGCCCGGGCGGCGACGCCTGGGTCAGCATCGCCCTCGACAGCGGCGAGGCGCAGTACGAGCACACCTCGCGCGGCGCCATCTCGTACCTGAACGACCTGCACAAGGGCCGCAACACCGGCGCGGCGTGGAGTTTGTTCCTGGACGCGTTCGCGCTGGCGTGCCTGGTGTTCTGCGTGACCGGCCTGTTCCTGCTCAAGCTGCATGCGGGCGGGCGCGTGGCGACCTGGCCGCTGGTGGGGCTGGGGCTGGCGGTGCCGCTGTTGCTGGCGATCCTGTTTATCCACTGA
- a CDS encoding Bug family tripartite tricarboxylate transporter substrate binding protein, translated as MNRSMKAAATAVVLAAALPTFAADAYPNKPVTMIVPSAPAGSTDIVARLIGEQLAKDLGQPVVIENRPGASGNIGTEAVARAKPDGYTLLMQYSGYHVGNPALFPQARWKPRDFAPVALVMRAPHVVAVSGKIPAQNLKELIAFGKKDNRGLFYASSGNGSIQHIAGVMFGKQARVPVTHVPYKGAGPVVSDLIGGQVDMFVTTPPSVIGQVKAGKIKALAYTGPARHPSMPDVPTAAEAGLASYQVESWFAVFAPAGTPPDVINKLSASIKRIAGSADYRRKIEEQGGFAAYMDPAALDKFVLQELASWAKVIKDGNITAE; from the coding sequence ATGAACAGGAGCATGAAAGCCGCGGCGACGGCGGTGGTTCTGGCGGCGGCATTGCCGACGTTTGCCGCAGATGCCTATCCGAACAAGCCGGTCACGATGATTGTCCCGAGCGCACCCGCAGGGTCGACGGACATTGTCGCGCGGCTCATCGGCGAGCAACTCGCAAAAGACCTCGGGCAACCTGTCGTTATCGAGAACCGGCCCGGCGCCAGCGGGAATATCGGCACTGAAGCGGTCGCGCGTGCCAAGCCAGACGGCTACACGCTGCTGATGCAGTACTCCGGATATCACGTCGGCAATCCTGCGCTGTTCCCGCAAGCGCGCTGGAAGCCCAGGGACTTCGCACCGGTTGCGCTGGTGATGCGGGCCCCGCACGTGGTGGCGGTCAGCGGGAAAATTCCCGCGCAGAACCTCAAGGAGCTGATCGCATTCGGCAAGAAGGACAACCGCGGCCTTTTCTATGCGTCATCAGGCAACGGTTCCATCCAGCACATTGCCGGGGTCATGTTCGGCAAGCAGGCGCGCGTGCCTGTGACCCATGTCCCGTACAAGGGCGCGGGGCCCGTAGTCAGTGACCTGATCGGAGGCCAGGTGGATATGTTCGTGACCACGCCGCCTTCAGTCATCGGGCAGGTAAAGGCCGGAAAGATCAAGGCGCTTGCCTACACGGGGCCGGCGCGCCATCCCTCCATGCCCGACGTGCCGACTGCCGCGGAAGCCGGGTTGGCCAGCTATCAGGTCGAATCATGGTTTGCCGTCTTTGCGCCTGCAGGAACGCCGCCTGACGTGATCAACAAGCTTTCCGCTTCGATAAAGAGGATTGCCGGGAGCGCGGACTACCGCAGGAAGATCGAAGAGCAGGGCGGATTCGCTGCCTACATGGACCCGGCAGCCCTGGACAAGTTTGTCTTGCAGGAGCTAGCGTCGTGGGCAAAGGTGATCAAAGACGGAAACATCACGGCCGAATAA